A stretch of the Zeugodacus cucurbitae isolate PBARC_wt_2022May chromosome 6, idZeuCucr1.2, whole genome shotgun sequence genome encodes the following:
- the LOC105210762 gene encoding uncharacterized protein LOC105210762 yields the protein MFILSVLYGLGRALTARNLTEILATLAFICCALYLWLQYQYSYWRRHRIPYIEPSLLFGNLKGIIKSEVDSCALFQHLYRHEKAKDHPAVGIYVMNKPSLLIRDLELIKAIMIKDFNYFSDRHASSDPHSDSLGSDNLFFTKNPKWKEIRVKLTPVFTSGKMKQLFPLIEEVAREYEKYLHALEVDPKTNTKILEVREANALYTTDVIAITAYGVQANSLNDPNGIFRKRGKEVFTFTWLRSLEFKAIFFLPIVVKLFRFKVFSKETTVFLRDLINHVMDERIRTGLVRNDLIDVLIKFKQEAEEELKEGKKPFILERDALAAQAAIFFTAGFETTSSAMSLAMFEMAHNQEVQRRLRAELLEAYKINDGKITYEMLMSLKYMDNVLKEVLRRYPTLPFLERVCTPKADETGYSLKAFGMDFTVPRTMPVYMPIQAIHMDPKNFKDPETFNPDRFLPENKHENNMNAYMPFGIGPHNCIGERFAMMQTKLGLLYFFRNHYVTTCEKTPTKILLEPRAVILKAMCDIQLKLVPDPLFQSAMWLESLLLLLLLIGLVYAWLRYRYDYWKRHQVTHLTPTYGVGNLGGLFSMQRSPAEFVQRLYDHPEGRNEPFVGIHVFTQPALLLRDPELVKRILVKDFSKFCDRFSNSDYKGDPLGSLNIFFLRNPAWKEVRFKLSPFFSSGKLKHMFPLVEEVGRELDKYLLSQTVDCNETQSFMMEMKELCALYTTDVIATVAYGVQANCFKQPNGEFRRHGRAVFKFSVRRSLEFMVVFFMPHLVPYLGFKVVPPTSTDFLRATITYVMEQRELSGKKRNDLIDILIEFKNSTRNKKSASGLVYEGDILVAQAALFFTAGFESSSATMSFALYELAKRPDLQQRVRDEIAAGLERTDGKVTYDFIESLEYMQMVIDEVLRLYPPLPFLDRQCTASLEEGGYSLEPFHKYRLPHGMPVYIPVYGLHMDPKYYPEPTKFDPERFAPHNKKLLTPYTYMPFGLGPHACIGERFAMLQTKIGLTYFLLNHKVTTCARTKIPMQLDRKAVVIQAEGGIYLNVVRSPLGERIE from the exons atgttcatcttAAGTGTGTTATATGGCTTAGGACGCGCGCTAACCGCGCGTAATCTAACCGAGATCCTGGCCACGCTGGCGTTCATCTGCTGTGCGCTCTACCTTTGGTTACAATATCAATATTCATATTGGCGTCGCCATCGTATACCTTACATTGAACCCTCGCTGCTTTTCGGTAATCTCAAAGGTATTATCAAGTCCGAAGTGGATTCTTGTGCCTTGTTCCAGCATTTGTATCGGCATGAGAAAGCTAAAGATCATCCAGCAGTCGGTATTTATGTCATGAATAAACCATCGCTGCTAATACGCGATCTGGAGTTGATCAAAGCGATTATGATTaaggattttaattatttctccgATCGTCATGCGTCTTCGGATCCGCATTCCGATTCGTTGGGTTCAGATAATTTGTTTTTCACTAAGAATCCGAAATGGAAGGAGATACGCGTTAAGTTGACGCCAGTTTTTACCAGTGGCAAAATGAAACAACTATTTCCACTTATTGAGGAG GTCGCACGTGAATACGAAAAGTATCTACACGCATTGGAAGTGGATCCGAAGACTAACACCAAAATACTCGAAGTAAGGGAAGCGAATGCGCTCTACACAACCGATGTGATAGCGATCACAGCCTACGGCGTACAAGCAAATAGTCTCAACGATCCAAATGGTATTTTCCGTAAGAGAGGCAAAGaagttttcactttcacttggtTACGTTCCTTGGAGTTCAAAGCGATCTTTTTCCTACCCATTGTTGTTAAGCTTTTTCGCTTCAAAGTCTTCTCGAAGGAGACCACGGTCTTTTTGCGCGACTTAATCAATCATGTGATGGACGAACGCATTCGAACGGGTCTGGTGCGCAACGATCTAATCGATGTGTTGATTAAATTTAAACAGGAGGCCGAAGAAGAGCTGAAAGAGGGTAAGAAGCCATTCATTTTGGAAAGAGATGCTTTGGCGGCGCAAGCGGCCATTTTCTTTACGGCCGGCTTCGAAACTACATCTTCCGCAATGTCTCTTGCTATGTTCGAGATGGCGCATAATCAGGAAGTGCAACGACGTTTACGTGCAGAATTACTTGAGGCATACAAGATTAATGATGGCAAAATAACCTACGAAATGTTGATGAGTCTGAAGTACATGGATAATGTATTGAAAGAGGTATTACGCCGTTATCCAACATTGCCGTTTCTCGAGCGCGTATGCACACCGAAAGCTGATGAAACTGGTTATTCTTTGAAAGCTTTTGGTATGGACTTTACGGTGCCGCGTACTATGCCGGTCTACATGCCAATTCAAGCTATACACATGGATCCGAAG AATTTCAAAGATCCCGAAACATTTAATCCCGATCGTTTTCTACCCGAAAACAAACATGAGAATAATATGAATGCCTATATGCCTTTCGGCATTGGACCACATAATTGTATCGGTGAGCGCTTCGCAATGATGCAAACGAAGTTGGGGCTACTCTACTTTTTCCGTAATCACTATGTCACAACATGTGAAAAGACGCCGACGAAAATACTTTTGGAGCCACGTGCCGTCATCTTAAAGGCTATGTGTGACATACAACTGAAACTCGTGCCTGATCCATTGTTT CAAAGCGCAATGTGGTTGGAAAGTTTACTGCTCTTACTGCTCCTTATCGGTTTGGTATATGCTTGGTTGCGCTATCGCTATGATTATTGGAAGCGTCACCAGGTTACGCATTTGACGCCCACATACGGTGTGGGCAATTTAGGTGGTTTATTTTCAATGCAACGTAGTCCAGCGGAGTTTGTGCAGCGTCTCTATGATCATCCGGAAGGTCGGAATGAACCTTTCGTCGGCATACATGTCTTCACACAACCGGCGCTTTTGTTACGTGATCCTGAACTTGTGAAACGGATTTTGGTGAAGGATTTCTCAAAGTTTTGCGACAG ATTTTCAAACTCTGATTACAAAGGCGATCCGTTGggttctttaaatatattctttctACGTAATCCTGCCTGGAAGGAGGTGCGTTTCAAGTTGTCGCCGTTCTTTTCCAGTGGCAAGCTCAAACATATGTTTCCTTTGGTGGAAGAG GTCGGTCGCGAGCTGGACAAATATTTGCTCTCTCAAACAGTTGATTGCAACGAAACACAATCATTCATGATGGAAATGAAAGAGCTGTGCGCACTCTACACAACGGATGTGATAGCAACTGTCGCTTACGGCGTACAGGCGAACTGTTTCAAGCAACCGAATGGCGAATTTCGGCGGCATGGTCGCGCGGTATTCAAGTTCAGTGTGCGCCGTTCATTAGAATTTATGGTTGTATTCTTTATGCCACACTTAGTACCCTATTTGGGCTTCAAAGTTGTGCCGCCAACCTCTACGGACTTCCTACGTGCCACAATCACCTACGTGATGGAACAACGTGAATTGTCGGGCAAAAAACGTAATGATCTGATAGATATacttattgaatttaaaaattcgacaagaaataaaaaatctgCCAGTGGACTCGTCTATGAGGGTGATATTTTAGTAGCGCAAGCGGCGCTCTTCTTTACAGCCGGTTTTGAGTCATCTTCGGCGACAATGTCCTTTGCACTGTACGAGCTGGCAAAACGTCCCGACTTACAGCAGCGCGTACGTGACGAAATCGCCGCCGGTCTAGAGCGCACCGACGGTAAAGTGACATACGACTTTATTGAATCATTAGAGTATATGCAAATGGTAATCGATGAGGTGTTGCGTCTATATCCACCGCTACCGTTTCTCGATCGACAATGCACCGCGTCGTTGGAGGAAGGCGGTTACTCCTTGGAACCGTTTCACAAGTATCGTTTGCCACACGGTATGCCCGTTTACATACCGGTTTATGGACTACATATGGATCCgaag TACTACCCCGAGCCAACAAAATTCGATCCAGAGCGTTTTGCACCACACAACAAAAAGCTACTGACACCTTACACTTATATGCCCTTTGGACTGGGTCCGCACGCCTGTATTGGCGAACGTTTCGCTATGTTACAAACCAAAATCGGACTCACCTATTTTCTACTTAACCACAAAGTGACGACTTGTGCGCGCACCAAGATTCCCATGCAGCTGGATCGCAAAGCGGTTGTGATACAGGCCGAAGGCGGTATCTATTTGAATGTTGTGCGTAGTCCGTTGGGTGAGCGTATAGAGTGA
- the LOC105210675 gene encoding probable methyltransferase-like protein 25, translating into MSSSQIRACLEEILNFMQPHWEFVNCHMVSYLTEKHWQNYVPAEIRNEVADVESVQHCIETVFWQNDDRDNKYSGVKQFVANCGKYYLDKNVGVLTTIEQLNQAFGLVADETENLSIKEFMSEKKRHEVEITAKLVDRLIHSVARQNIDTHNYIVDAGDGKGYLSSRLALQYGYHVLGIDFQELNTENALERNRKLQRVWNGLVKRAELQQQGITSQRRGKSKNLPQSAAPMPETKADSAENEALYKTTAAYITPDLNIVQLLQQHFTQATDTSAICLTGLHTCGNLATTCLRLFHEQPQCKLICNIGCCYHLLQEEYAAPEYFANETISARQTTPGFPMSQFLRDKHLTLGRNARMLATQSLERVISERSAMNISLYYRALLEVLISESAEELRQKLQVGKVRKFANFNEYVALCCNKFATQNCNFRWNAAAVERVQEQFAADAHYMHLFYLLRMCFAQVIESLILLDRLLYLKEMGYAGSHLVAVFDAVISPRRFGIIAVKDAASS; encoded by the exons atGAGTAGCAGTCAAATACGCGCCTGTCTGGAAGAGATACTAAACTTCATGCAGCCACATTGGGAGTTTGTCAACTGTCATATGGTTAGCTATTTGACTGAGAAGCATTGGCAAAATTATGTGCCCGCAGAGATAAGGAATGAAGTGGCGGATGTTGAGAGCGTGCAGCACTGCATAGAGACAGTATTTTGGCAAAATGATGACAGAGACAACAAATACAGTGGTGTTAAGCAATTTGTAGCAAATTGCGGCAAGTATTATTTAGATAAAAACGTTGGTGTACTAACAACAATTGAGCAGTTAAATCAAGCTTTCGGTTTGGTTGCTGATGAAACagaaaatttgtcgataaaagaGTTTATGAGCGAGAAAAAGCGACATGAG GTGGAGATAACCGCCAAACTGGTCGATCGCTTAATACACAGCGTAGCGCGACAAAATATTGACACACACAACTACATTGTTGATGCGGGCGATGGCAAAGGCTATTTATCATCGCGGCTCGCCTTACAGTATGGATATCATGTGCTGGGTATTGACTTTCAAGAATTGAACACCGAAAATGCATTGGAACGCAATCGAAAGTTGCAG CGCGTTTGGAACGGCTTAGTAAAGCGCGccgaattacaacaacaaggcaTAACATCTCAACGACGTggcaaaagtaaaaatttgccACAGTCTGCTGCACCAATGCCGGAAACTAAAGCAGATTCAGCAGAAAATGAGGCGCTCTACAAAACCACTGCCGCTTACATTACACCTGACTTAAATATAGTGCAACTATTGCAACAACATTTTACGCAAGCCACCGACACAAGCGCTATCTGCCTAACCGGCCTACACACTTGCGGCAATTTAGCCACCACCTGTCTACGGCTCTTCCACGAACAACCACAATGCAAATTGATTTGTAATATCGGCTGCTGCTATCACCTGCTGCAAGAGGAATACGCTGCACCAGAGTATTTTGCAAATGAAACGATTAGCGCGCGTCAAACAACGCCTGGCTTTCCAATGAGTCAATTTCTACGCGACAAACATTTAACGCTTGGACGCAATGCACGCATGTTGGCCACGCAATCGCTGGAGCGCGTCATCAGCGAACGTAGCGCCATGAATATTTCACTCTACTACCGTGCGCTGCTAGAAGTTTTGATTAGTGAGAGCGCTGAAGAATTGCGCCAAAAGCTGCAAGTCGGCAAAGTGCGTAAATTTGCGAATTTCAACGAATATGTGGCGCTTTGTTGTAATAAGTTTGCCAcacaaaattgtaattttcgctGGAATGCAGCTGCTGTGGAACGTGTGCAAGAACAGTTTGCGGCCGATGCGCATTACATGCATTTATTCTATTTGCTACGCATGTGCTTTGCGCAGGTCATAGAAAGTTTAATATTGCTGGATCGTTTGTTGTATTTGAAGGAAATGGGTTATGCAGGGAGCCATTTGGTTGCGGTATTCGATGCGGTCATATCGCCGCGACGTTTTGGCATTATCGCTGTGAAGGACGCGGCTAGTAGTTGA
- the LOC105210673 gene encoding probable cytochrome P450 6t3: MSVYSYQLLITIVLIFIIMTLLQLWFQRRYSYWHRRKIPYLEPTPFVGNLKSLLMLRTSFGEYFRALYAEPTFQTAPFFGFFILQTPALLIRKPELIEQLLTKQFNSFPNRYEAADLHSDPMGALTLPLAKYAIWRKSRREISKLFTSGHIKKVMYPKLIMYAEQLEGYIARKTKQDAIGVAAVIEVKEMCALYTTDVTAALLYSIDTAGLRNDGCEMRAQCVELFEPSLRKVIDFFAIFFLPKSVRLLKSKLFTLKYASYLRRLVQERLDIGKRAHDSGDLIDFLLKMQHNLKYTEPHSGWLRHPDFIAAQVGIFLLAGFETSSSLIAFILYELAKQPAIQRTLKAEIATHLRAPQVVSYKQLLHMPYLSMVVAEGLRLYPTAPFINRECLPFGEHQTLWYEKGKKYLNIPREVPAYVSILGLHSDPKYWPNPQHYDPQRFSPERLHTIKPMTYIPFGAGPHGCIGSRLGILQVKLGLLYILKRHRVELCEKTLKEIRFDPKRFMLEAKGGLYLKFVQEE, from the exons ATGTCAGTCTACAGCTACCAACTACTGATAACAATAGTGCTCATCTTTATCATTATGACCTTACTACAACTCTGGTTTCAACGCCGTTACAGTTATTGGCATCGTCGCAAAATACCATATCTCGAGCCCACACCTTTTGTGGGAAATCTTAAATCACTACTGATGTTACGCACTTCTTTCGGCGAATACTTTCGAGCGCTCTACGCAGAGCCCACATTCCAAACAGCGCCGTTTTTCGGTTTCTTTATATTACAGACGCCCGCTTTGCTTATACGCAAACCCGAATTGATCGAACAGTTACTCACAAAACAGTTCAATAGTTTTCCCAATCGTTATGAGGCTGCCGATCTGCATAGTGATCCAATGGGAGCGCTGACACTACCCTTGGCAAAATATGCGATCTGGCGCAAGAGTCGACGTGAGATTTCAAAACTATTCACCAGTGGACATATAAAGAAGGTGATGTATCCCAAACTCATTATGTACGCCGAACAATTAGAAGGGTATATCGCACGTAAGACGAAACAAGACGCTATCGGCGTCGCTGCGGTCATTGAGGTCAAAGAAATGTGTGCGCTCTATACAACAGACGTCACAGCTGCGCTATTGTATAGCATCGACACGGCAGGCCTACGCAACGATGGCTGTGAGATGCGCGCACAGTGTGTAGAACTATTCGAACCGAGTCTGCGTAAGGTTATCGAtttctttgcaatattttttctaccGAAATCAGTGCGTTTGCTCAAATCAAAACTATTTACACTCAAATACGCCAGCTACTTGCGGCGTTTGGTGCAGGAACGCTTGGATATAGGCAAACGCGCACATGATAGTGGTGATCTTATCGATTTTCTGCTGAAAATGCAACACAATTTGAAGTACACCGAGCCGCACAGCGGTTGGCTGCGACATCCGGACTTTATTGCCGCGCAAGTGGGCATTTTCTTATTAGCGGGCTTTGAGACGTCGTCTTCGCTAATCGCGTTCATCTTATACGAATTGGCAAAGCAACCGGCAATTCAGCGTACATTAAAAGCCGAAATAGCCACACATTTGCGTGCTCCACAAGTTGTGAGTTACAAACAGTTATTACATATGCCTTACTTGAGTATGGTGGTCGCCGAAGGATTACGTCTATATCCGACAGCACCCTTTATTAATCGTGAGTGTCTTCCGTTTGGCGAGCACCAGACTTTGTGGTATGAGAAGGGCAAAAAGTATTTGAACATACCCAGAGAAGTACCGGCATATGTTTCCATTTTGGGTTTACACAGTGATCCGAAG TACTGGCCCAATCCACAACATTATGATCCACAAAGATTTTCGCCAGAGAGACTACACACCATTAAACCAATGACTTATATACCATTCGGAGCCGGACCCCATGGTTGTATTGGCAGTCGACTTGGTATACTGCAAGTCAAGCTGGGTTTGTTATATATCTTAAAGCGGCATCGTGTAGAGTTGTgtgaaaaaactttaaaagaaATACGATTTGATCCTAAGAGATTCATGCTAGAAGCCAAGGGTGGGCTTTATTTGAAGTTTGTTCAAGAAGagtaa
- the LOC105210676 gene encoding protein LTO1 homolog yields the protein MAAAEQDFNDLLDNIVLAEENIVRESYEEGLEVGRTRGEQEGYELGYAQGIQLGKELGEIYGTVVAQQQQKHSEKVQRALQQLRASIDQFPRDNNPEADIIGMVENIRMQYKRVRVLTAGKVGKTTKKVEDNSSSTSGAAEKAKDFSF from the coding sequence ATGGCCGCTGCGGAACAGGATTTCAATGATTTACTGGACAATATTGTATTAGCCGAAGAAAATATAGTGCGGGAGAGCTACGAGGAAGGTTTGGAAGTGGGTCGCACACGTGGAGAGCAAGAAGGTTATGAGCTAGGCTATGCGCAAGGTATACAACTTGGCAAGGAACTTGGTGAAATTTATGGCACAGTtgtggcacaacaacaacaaaaacacagtgAAAAAGTGCAACGTGCATTACAACAATTACGCGCCAGCATAGATCAATTTCCACGCGATAATAATCCAGAAGCCGATATAATTGGCATGGTGGAGAACATACGCATGCAATATAAACGTGTGCGTGTATTGACGGCTGGCAAGGTGGGAAAGACAACGAAAAAAGTAGAAGACAACAGCAGTAGTACTAGTGGTGCGGCAGAGAAAGCCAAAGATTTTTCTTtctaa
- the Cyp6g1 gene encoding cytochrome P450 6g1 has product MISVDTACLLATLFALVYIWSRYTYGYWQRQKVPYMPAVPLIGNMQVLLTLSNSFYLYLSDIYKDARMSKAAAVGIYLFNKPALLLREPELIKSVLIKEFAKFANRAAACDPHGDALGSNNLFFIRNPQWKDLRAKITPVFTTGKIKQMYPLMTEIGTELEAHLKSYEKNGDAFVTEVKEICALFTTDLIATIAFGVKANSLVNPNGDFRTQGRKLLTFTPGRAFAFFVAFFYPNWVTTLRIKLFTTEFSSFLRSTIGHVMALREQSKATRNDLIDVLLSLKEEAVAKGEYNTQLQDMLTAQAAVFLSAGFETSSSTMAFVLYELSKRLDLQERLRNEICDAFVAEQGKLSYETINNLPYLNMVVDEVLRLYPVLPFLDRQHLPKAGEKQFDLKPYYDYTVPIGMPVYIPVFGLQRDPQYWPNPNTFDPERFSPENKKTHNPMAYLPFGTGPRNCIGSRIGLLQTKLGLVHILKNHCVTRSEKTPAEITFDPLSIVLSYKGGIYLKFVNDKLYERNARL; this is encoded by the exons ATGATATCGGTAGATACGGCTTGCCTCTTGGCAACACTCTTCGCACTCGTCTACATTTGGAGTCGCTACACATATGGCTACTGGCAACGTCAGAAGGTGCCCTATATGCCAGCAGTGCCGCTGATTGGCAACATGCAAGTCCTGCTAACACTCAGCAACAGTTTCTATCTATATCTCTCGGACATTTATAAGGATGCGCGTATGTCAAAGGCTGCCGCAGtcggtatttatttattcaacaagCCAGCGTTACTGCTACGTGAACCGGAACTAATTAAATCGGTACTAATTAAGGAGTTCGCGAAGTTCGCTAATCGTGCAGCCGCCTGTGATCCGCACGGTGATGCTTTGGGTTCGAATAATTTGTTCTTCATACGCAATCCACAATGGAAGGATTTGAGAGCAAAAATAACGCCGGTCTTCACAACgggaaaaattaaacaaatgtaTCCATTGATGACAGAG ATCGGCACTGAGTTAGAGGCGCATTTAAAATCATATGAGAAAAATGGTGACGCTTTCGTAACCGAAGTTAAGGAGATATGTGCGCTCTTCACCACCGATCTGATTGCCACAATCGCGTTTGGCGTTAAGGCCAACAGTCTTGTAAATCCGAATGGCGATTTTCGTACGCAAGGCCGAAAACTACTCACTTTTACACCCGGTCGCGCGTTTGCATTTTTCGTCGCTTTCTTCTATCCGAATTGGGTCACCACATTGCGTATTAAACTTTTCACAACCGAATTCAGTTCATTTTTACGTAGTACCATCGGTCACGTGATGGCGTTGCGAGAGCAGAGCAAAGCGACGCGTAACGATCTAATCGATGTGTTGTTGAGCCTGAAAGAGGAGGCCGTTGCGAAGGGCGAGTATAATACTCAGTTACAGGATATGTTGACCGCACAAGCCGCAGTATTTCTGTCAGCTGGTTTTGAGACGTCCTCTTCGACAATGGCATTTGTGCTATACGAATTATCCAAGCGGCTAGATTTACAAGAACGCCTGCGTAACGAGATTTGTGATGCTTTCGTAGCGGAGCAGGGTAAACTGTCCTATGAGACTATCAATAATTTACCATATCTGAATATGGTAGTGGACGAAGTGTTGCGTTTGTATCCAGTGTTACCTTTTCTCGATCGCCAACACCTGCCGAAGGCGGGTGAAAAACAATTCGATCTGAAACCATATTACGATTACACGGTGCCAATAGGTATGCCTGTTTATATACCAGTCTTTGGCTTACAACGTGATCCCCAG TACTGGCCCAACCCGAATACATTTGATCCGGAACGCTTCAGCCCCGAGAATAAGAAAACCCATAATCCTATGGCCTATCTACCGTTCGGCACTGGACCGCGTAATTGTATTGGTAGTCGCATCGGTTTGCTGCAAACTAAACTCGGTTTGGTGCATATATTGAAGAACCATTGTGTGACCAGAAGTGAAAAAACACCGGCGGAAATCACATTCGATCCGCTGTCTATAGTTTTAAGTTACAAAGGCGGCATTTACTTGAAATTTGTCAATGACAAACTCTATGAGCGTAATGCGAGACTGTGA